ctacACGACTCCCTCTGGTTAGTTATTTTATCTTGTGTAGGTAAGTGTAAGAAGGCGTTCTTACCAGACCCATGAAAGGAGTGACAGAGATCAGCTAGTGGAAACATCTTGGATGGGTCCAAGCCATTTCCTCCTAGCAGCTCTACAAAATCTCCCACTCCTGCACAGCCAGCTGATGGTTTCTAAAGAGGCAGAGATTAACAGTTATTTATAATTTGTCTTCAAAAGGTAGCAGTTCTCTAAACATGACTGCAGCCAACAGTAGGTTTTAGAAGTCCTCTGTTCTCAAAGCTCTGTGAAATCAGGCTGTTCTCATCCTAAGCAGCACTACTCCAATTTTATATTAGTCAGTTAATTTCCTTAAGGAATTCCAAAGAAAGACCTAAGTAGGCTCTGAAAATTACTGACAAGTAGTTAAGGTGTTGCTTATCTGCACTAAAAGCAGTTGAATCAATCTGATTCTGGATGCTTAGGCATGTAATCAAATTAGCACAGGCATGGGCTGCACACGTGCCCACAGTCACCTGGCAGGCAGGAACTTAAGTTCCACGCTTATTCCTAAGCAATGAGTTCTGCTAAAATACACTATTCTGGCAAAGTTTAATTACAGTAAGAATTAACCAAAAGAGTAGTTTCGCGTGACAACAATGGCTCACTATATGTTAGACCCACAAATGTTCTTTTCCTGAAAATTAATGCTGTTTACCAAAATCATCTTGCACAGACAACTTAAGCACCTTTGGGCTGTCACCCGTATGATCTATCAGGGCCGAATTTCTTTATTGTCCTCCTGCTGTTGTCTCTCTTCTACCTGCAGTTGAATAAGTCAACTCACTTGCCTGTCTCTCAAAGCCTGGTTTGCTCAGACACCAGCAGTCCCCACGAAGGACCTAAGCTACCAGTCTCACCGGCAGTAGAAGACAAAACGAAAAAGCAACTTTCATGCTCCTgtctttctgaatattttttaatttgcacCTTCTTAGACCTCCCAGGCACAGGGTGCCATCAAGAGCTCTTGTCTGCTCCTGTCTGGTCATCACCAAGCACAAAATGCTGTGGCCAAGCCCGACTACTGCGCTGTGCATCAGAGCAGATAGAGAATGCTCAGCATGCTGAGCACAGAATCAGTTGTGAGCTCATTTGTATTTTCTCCATGCTGATATCACGCTGTCTAACCTGTGTTTCCTTTCTCTgttcagagcagctgctgctttcaTTAGTTTAAACACAGACAGACAGCTCTCCAGGAGAGCACCCCTTTCTTTCTAATCAAATTCTTACCCTTTGTTATGGCAAGCAATATTTACATGCATTAATGGTACTTTGCATAATTTGATTGCCTGTGCAACATTGCAGAAACAATAGCGACAGAGACAGACCCAGCTCTCATCTCTGGGGGAAAACCAGAGCCCTCAGCATGAACACCTGTGGTTGGGAGCGCATATGCCTTAGCAGGCAGTGCCACAGACTATCCCCGCTtcaccctcttccctcttccatgCCCCAAAAAACTGCAGATGATATTAATTTCTTAGGAGACAAACAACTCACCTTTAAAAGGAGGCCATTTAAATGTCCCAGGATAAGATCAGATATTTTTATCACCACTGGGTAGATTATGGAGAAGCTGCAGTTTCTGTGCTGATGAGGACTGACCATGGTGAACCTACCTGAGGGAGTCTGAGAGATTACGTTGCAAGCTGGGGCATGAGACAAGGTACAAGAGTTACTTGTGCGGTCATCACTGCATGTAGCAGAATTACGTACTTTCAGTACTAACAAAGAACAGATTTAATTGCTGAGAGTTACAACCAAATGCTGAAATGCACACATACGGCATTTTCTGCGGTTCTTGCAGAGCATTTGTGCCCTAAAAATTCACTGTTGTTTACCATGTATCATAAGAACTGGCAGAACTTGAGGGTGAAGCTGTCAACAGGAGAACTCATACCCCAAATCCATACATCAGGGTCTCATACTCTCTGCAGTTTTGAAGGAGGCTAAATATGGATGTGAggcttttgtttagttttgacTAGTTATCGCCTGATATTGCCAGCAAACCACTAAGTCTTATTCTACTCCTCTTAACTGGAGTTCCTTACCCTGCAAAACATCTCATTGGAACCAGAGCAAGTACATGCTGATTTTATCTTAAAAGTTCAAACTTAACAGTTCAGATAAGGGAGCAGCTTATCATCTCTACATCCAACCCAAGGAATCCTCCATGCAGACATGGAGGcctgcagctgcttcagctgtGAAAGACACAAGCTATCTCCAGCAGCTGCACACAATAGTGAAGCCACACCAGAGTGGAGGCCCAGCTTGCAGGATTGCATCTGAACAACTCAGAGCAAGGGCAAGTCAGACATGCTGTCATCTTCATCCTTTGCATGGCAAGGCAAATTAATCAGACTGGCCTGAACAATAATTGTTAAATGTCCTCTCCCCTCTTGGAAAAACAATGCAAGTGACCACTGTTTGTGGTTTGCCAGCTCTCAGGCTTAAGGAAATAACTTGCAAATAGGTCCTTAGGATCATATATCACTCATAACTGCTACATAAATATTCAAGACAGTAGTTTTGCTGTTGaactttttcaaatgttttttcctcattgtttACCCAGATCTAGAAACTGCTGCGATTAAACTCCCTAAATTAATACTATTTGTTCTAGCCAAATTTGTTGGAATGTGACAGTTTTAGATTGGAAGAGATGCTCTTTGAAAGAAAGAACCTTCTGATCCTGAACATTGAATCCATACCTAAATTATCTCTTAcaattcactttttttccttGAGACACACACTAAGCCCAAGTCAGATCCTCAGGCATGTAGGTATGTGTGGCTCTGCTGTCATTACTGGAGTTGTGCCAGTGCAGATAACGCCAGCAAGAGGATTCAAGGCAAACCAATATATTCATTTTGCTTCCCACCACAAACACAAGCCCATTTGATGGTATAAAACACAGACTTACGGAAGAGGTTGGTGTTTTTCTTAACTGTGACAGTAAATCCATTGCCTGGCTGGTGAATCCTGAAGAAGATCATTGCCACATTCTGTGACGACCTGATGCTCCTCTGAATATTGCCACTTTCACAAAAGTCTATGTATCTTTGGGAAGTGGGGAGGGGATGGTCCAAGGAACTGGGAAATTTCTCTCCTTTGAGTATCCAGCCATCAAATACCTACAAGGATTCAATAATTGAAAACAAGGCTTTTGCTTATCACTCTATTAGAAGAGAACAGAAACATGAAGTATTACAGGCTTGTTTTATTTTGACACCAGATGGCCTATTCAAAGCCACCaattaaaaacaacagttctttgtaTTTATTGATTTCCTAGCATTTAGCTAATTAttcaatattttaatgtttgtgttTTATTCAGGTGACAATTTTGGTGACCTTTTTTTGAGGGAAGCAGATTTTTGCTTCAGCATCATCACATATgcatatattttcaaaatttcttACTATTGTAATTTCATTGTTACTGAGAGACATTTCTGGCCAGCTTGATTTGGAAGCCACATGAAACACAGGTCACCCTCTCAAACTCTGGGCATTAAGTCCATTGATCTGGCCTGCAATTTTCCACCACCCATGTTttgcagcttgtcatgaatgaaCCTGAGGACCTTCCAGAGGTATTGAAATACAATAAAGCTTTGGGGAGGAATTACTGGCAGAGGCATTGCTCTAACCTGTGCCTGCTTTTTCAGTTCATCCTAACCACTAGAAAGCAGAACAAATGCTGCCTACTTGGCTGGGCCTTGAGCAGCAATCTCTCCTTCACAACAAAAATAGCAACAATTTGCCCTCACCATCTTCAGGGAAATGTGTCAGAACTAGAAATCTGTATTAATTCTAGCACAGCTGTACAGTTGCCTGCCTTGCTCTTTCAATTGCCTTCTAGCTGCTCTCACCTGGCAATTCCTTCTCTGCTTGTCAATAGTTTGAAAATCCAAGACCAAATCCTGCTATTGCTTCAGCCAGTTTTCTGAATGTATGTGTAGGAACCCCTCACAGAAAAGCTGCAGGATCAGTCTCTGGATTTGCCAGAACTGTGAATTTTCTGGAGTAATGAGATGTGAGTGCTCAAATTATGCCAGGGAAAAGCTACCtgtataaataaaagagaaactgggGACCCCATGGTCAAGGGAAGGAAACCTCTGTAAAGCCTCAGAGATCTTTTACCATTTTTCTGGCCTCCATAAGGGGCTGTAAGTCTAAGTACAAAATCCCACAAGAGGGTGAAATCAGCCTCCCTGCAGTAATGTGGGGAGAGATCCCAGCCAGGGATATGGGATGGAGGGACAGGGTTCCCCAAGGTAAAGTGGAAGAGGGACATCATCTTTCCAGGAGAGGGAGACAAGGAAAAGTCTGAAGGGCAACTTTCCTTGTCCTCCTACCCAGAGCTCAGCTCAGCACCAGACAGGAGGGGGTCTGTGCTGCGCATGGCCACCTCAGCACAATTGGCAGAGTGCGAGGGGAGCAGCCAGGCACCATTGAACCTCCCCTTCTCTTCTGAACTGAGTTCAGGTCTTGGTCAGCTCTTCTGCCTGCCAGCAAAATGTGCTGGTAAATTTTTTTGGTACTGGAATATAAATGGCTATGCGTCATGAACCTCCTTCTGTTCAGAGCCAACGTCCTGAAAAGCTCTAGCGGGCCATTTGAAAGAAAGCCTGCAAACAACCCACTCATTAATAAACTGATGCTAAGTGACCTGCAAGCAGAGgtcctggagcagtaagagctgtTCAGAGAGCTGTATCATCATCTGCAGGGCTCATGCGATTCATGGTGCAATGAGAAAACCCTCCTAATGGGACTGAGGGTCTCAGTTTGTACTGACTGCATTTTTCAGTCAGTCCCTGACGTATGGGCACTCAGTAGATGTGCTCTTGGAAAAGTTCAGTAGAGCCAGCACTGCAGTCTGGACAGGGAACATCAGCCTGCATTCAACTTTGCTTTAGGGAGATGGTACTGGGGGTGGACATATCCAAATCGCCTCAGGGAGGAGGAACAGTCATCCCAGAAGCCTAttttgcacacacaaacacacacacacatttgcgTGCACCTTCCACACATAGCAAATGTCTCACACATAAGATGAGATCAGGGAAGGGGTAACACACCAGGACTTGTCAGCTTCTTACCTTTAGGAAATCACCCCCTTGGCAGTCAATGTTTACGAAGTCGTAGTCTATCGAGATAAGATCCTCAGGCTCCCCAATGAAGAAGGTCGCACAGTGCAGCTGCGGTTGGTCTGCAGTGAAGGTGAACTGTCCCTCTATACTCAGCATGTCAATGCACCCTGTAGGAACAGAGACACAGGGCTGCTGCCTCAGCTTGCTGGGAAGGGAGACCCAGCACCAGCTACCACAGTGCAGGAAAGGAAGGAGTGAAGGGAGACCCTCACACTGAGACCTGGCTGGTGATGAGGAGAGGGAGACACAGCTGAAGCAATTAGGAGCCTGTTTAGCATCAGAGGATGAGTAGTAACTCGCGTATTCAataggggggtgcagggggatgaCATGCCAAAGCATCTCTGAGCAGAAAACTCTGTACGTATATGTGCACAAGTGCACAAACACCCCATTACTTCAGATTTCTCTCTAATCACAGCTTTTccacctgtcccatcccctgGAGATGTGACCCTGCCCAGGGACATGGGTGGATGATCCCCATCTTCCACTCATTATTGAGGCCCCTCAATGCTGAGCCCCCTCAACGCTGAGCCCCAGCCTCTTTTCAGAGCCATGTTTTGATCCCTGTTCCTCATCCACAATTTTTGTAAGATTTTAACACTTTGTCCTTCTTCTCCCTCCACACTTGCATAaagcacctgcagctctgtcactCCCAAATAGCCTATTTCCTATTCCTGAGCCCTGAGCTCCCCACAAGACTGTCCCACTGAACAATGGTCCCATCATAGCACCAAAGAAACTCACGGAGCGACCGCCGGTAGATCTGTCCTGCAGACAGCTCTCGCTTCAGATCTTCACTGAGGAGTAGAAAGGGCTCATCTTCAACAGCATCCCTCACCTGGTAAAGGAAAGAGGGCAGGGAGTCTGAGTCAAAGTGAAATGTGGACCCCTCCTTGCACTTTTCAAGAACAGGCACAGGTGGATTGAATCCCTCCTCCAGAAACAGCACAGCTGTGGAAGAGTTCAGTGAGAAAACTGCCAACCTGCAGCAGAGGGAACAAATCTGACATCTTAGAAGTGAGCTCAGCAGCTCAGTGCACAGCAAGCCTCTTAAATCCTCAGCAAAAATGCAACTTTGAAAAAAGGGAGAATACACAGATGGGTGGAGAGGGGGGAGTGGGACTGTTGCATTAATGTTAGCCAGGTATAGGTTTAATGGAGGAGGAGTAGGAATAGGAGGGGAGAGAGTTAAAAGCACAATTCTCAAAAGCTGGGAAAACAAGTTAGAAGGCAGCAGCTAAAAGCACAGTGAAGCACTTTAGTTGTCAGCCCCATTGCTCACCTCTAGATATCTGGTTTCCCCCTTGGAGGCTGCCAGGAAGATGAGAATGAAGTGGCACTGAAACTGGAAAGCAGACGGCATGCTGACACCTCCTCTGGCAGCCCTCCCTCTCTCTCCGCAGCCAAGTTTCTCCGGGTCTGCGCCAGTAGGCAGGAGGTGCTGGGATATCTTGGAGAGACTCTTTTTATAGAGCTGTTGGGAGGGGAGGCACTTGGTCCCTGTACTGATAGGGTAACCCATGGTAACTGAATTCCTCTTGCAGTGACACAGTACGTGGGCATGATGAGGGTCCAAATCACAGCCACAAATTTTCAAGCTGGTCAAACTCGCCtcactggcagatgtattttctaGTTATCTGTCTGGCAGAGCTAAAAAGCTCTGGGGAGGAGAGCCCATCCCTCTGCATCTGGGACACTCACACGATGTGCTTATTTCCAGTCATTCCAAAGTGAGGAACAAGTAgtatccctccctcctcctcttctccagctttcCAGTCCCAGAGCATTTGGGATCTGCAGgtctccctgcctccctcctggTGCTCTGTGACATGCAGCTCTCTGCAGTCCCCATGCCAGGTGCTTCCCACCAGCCAGGCCTGGGTGGGTGCCTCTGCATCTTAGCCAGGTGTGCACCCTGGGGCCAGCATCCTCCTGGTCCAGGAGGACCTACTGGCTTCCAGATCCTGCTCTTGCAGGTGGCACACAAGGGGTCTGCAGCAAGTCCACAAGCAAAACCAGACAGCTCTACCTGCCAGACATGGCTTTCATACAGAAATTAGGAAAAACTGGGGTTCTCAAGGGCATGTTCTTCACAGAATAGCTTATTACTGCCCCCACCCTGATATTCAAGGGAAATCTGAGAAAGATCTTCAAAAGCTGAACCTGGGAGTGAAAAGTCATAACTCTGCTAAGCACTAGCAATCAGAAACACAGTATAGATATCAGTTTAGGGTATATTCTTGTTTTTCCCTGACCCAGGATGAACCATCAATACTCTGCAGACAGTAACTATCCTTTCCTCATCTCAGGCTTCTTGCTAACATCTTCTGCTCTGTGCTTCCCCGTGAAACTGCCAGTTTTGCTCAGCAGAACTTAGAAATAATGTGATCCGTACTTGCGAAGTTTTAAGTTTGCTGCTTCTGATTTCTTTGTTAGGGCTGGTGGACAGAAGTATTTCCTTGCTGTTTCACTCAATTTGTTTGTTGAACAAcacataaataaatgttattctgTCTATACATCTGGGGCTCTAACCTTATTATGCTGTAATTCTTACTATTTACTTCAATGTAAATTATAATATTGTTCCACGTCTGCATGGCACTTGCATGAATTTGTCACATCTATTTGGGTTTCAAGAGCATAAAAAA
The Patagioenas fasciata isolate bPatFas1 chromosome Z, bPatFas1.hap1, whole genome shotgun sequence DNA segment above includes these coding regions:
- the CRHBP gene encoding corticotropin-releasing factor-binding protein isoform X1; amino-acid sequence: MPSAFQFQCHFILIFLAASKGETRYLEVRDAVEDEPFLLLSEDLKRELSAGQIYRRSLRCIDMLSIEGQFTFTADQPQLHCATFFIGEPEDLISIDYDFVNIDCQGGDFLKVFDGWILKGEKFPSSLDHPLPTSQRYIDFCESGNIQRSIRSSQNVAMIFFRIHQPGNGFTVTVKKNTNLFPCNVISQTPSGRFTMVSPHQHRNCSFSIIYPVVIKISDLILGHLNGLLLKKPSAGCAGVGDFVELLGGNGLDPSKMFPLADLCHSFHGSAQMKIGCDNTVLRMVSSGKHINRVTFEYHQLNLQETENRKENSIEEFCFPSI
- the CRHBP gene encoding corticotropin-releasing factor-binding protein isoform X2 produces the protein MSDLFPLLQVRDAVEDEPFLLLSEDLKRELSAGQIYRRSLRCIDMLSIEGQFTFTADQPQLHCATFFIGEPEDLISIDYDFVNIDCQGGDFLKVFDGWILKGEKFPSSLDHPLPTSQRYIDFCESGNIQRSIRSSQNVAMIFFRIHQPGNGFTVTVKKNTNLFPCNVISQTPSGRFTMVSPHQHRNCSFSIIYPVVIKISDLILGHLNGLLLKKPSAGCAGVGDFVELLGGNGLDPSKMFPLADLCHSFHGSAQMKIGCDNTVLRMVSSGKHINRVTFEYHQLNLQETENRKENSIEEFCFPSI